The following are encoded together in the Xanthomonas sacchari genome:
- a CDS encoding cytochrome c oxidase subunit 3, which translates to MAQPSTDATANAYYVPSQSRWPFIGSIAMFVTMIGVASWLNDASWGKWTFFTGIAMLVATLFMWFGDVIRESIAGHYNRQVDVSFRMGMVWFIFSEVMFFGAFFGALFYTRTFILPWLGGEGDGVMTNALLWDGYSAAWPTNGPGGIGGQFQTIPAWGLPLINTLILLSSGVTLTIAHHALKAGQRTRLMVFQALTVALGCTFLYFQAEEYMHAYKELNLTLGSGIYGSTFFMLTGFHGAHVLLGTIMLLVMLLRISRGHFSRDNHFAFEAAAWYWHFVDVVWLALFLFVYVL; encoded by the coding sequence ATGGCCCAGCCCAGCACCGACGCCACCGCCAACGCCTACTACGTGCCCAGCCAGAGCCGCTGGCCGTTCATCGGCTCGATCGCGATGTTCGTGACCATGATCGGCGTGGCCAGTTGGCTCAACGACGCGTCCTGGGGCAAGTGGACCTTCTTCACCGGCATCGCGATGCTGGTGGCGACGCTGTTCATGTGGTTCGGCGACGTGATCCGCGAATCGATCGCCGGGCACTACAACCGCCAGGTCGACGTGTCGTTCCGCATGGGCATGGTGTGGTTCATCTTCTCCGAGGTGATGTTCTTCGGCGCCTTCTTCGGCGCGCTGTTCTACACCCGCACCTTCATCCTGCCGTGGCTGGGCGGCGAGGGCGACGGGGTGATGACCAACGCGCTGCTGTGGGACGGCTACTCCGCCGCCTGGCCGACCAACGGCCCGGGCGGCATCGGCGGCCAGTTCCAGACCATCCCGGCCTGGGGTCTGCCGCTGATCAACACGCTGATCCTGCTCAGCTCCGGCGTGACCCTGACCATCGCCCACCACGCGCTCAAGGCCGGCCAGCGCACCCGGCTGATGGTGTTCCAGGCGCTGACCGTGGCGCTGGGCTGCACCTTCCTGTACTTCCAGGCCGAGGAGTACATGCACGCCTACAAGGAGCTCAACCTGACCCTGGGCTCGGGCATCTACGGCTCCACGTTCTTCATGCTCACCGGCTTCCACGGCGCGCACGTGCTGCTGGGCACGATCATGCTGCTGGTGATGCTGCTGCGGATCAGCCGCGGCCACTTCAGCCGCGACAACCACTTCGCCTTCGAAGCGGCGGCGTGGTACTGGCATTTCGTCGACGTGGTGTGGCTGGCGCTGTTCCTGTTCGTCTATGTGCTTTGA
- a CDS encoding cytochrome c oxidase assembly protein: MNAPAPQVHSSAGLFKLVGVALAVFLLTFSLVPLYRIACEKVFGVRLERGPGEGPQAGKPLAGKRTVTVQFDGGVNSKLPWSFHPEQLTMQVVPGELNEALYYAHNDGAHAIVGSAVPSVAPARASGYFTKTECFCFTAQTLQAGEKRDMPVRFIVDPNLPSDISTITLSYTFYKNDALSAELGSPKLAGSARAAP, from the coding sequence ATGAACGCGCCGGCGCCGCAGGTGCACAGCAGCGCCGGGCTGTTCAAGCTGGTCGGCGTGGCGCTGGCGGTGTTTCTGCTGACGTTCTCGCTGGTGCCGCTGTACCGCATCGCCTGCGAGAAGGTGTTCGGCGTGCGCCTGGAACGCGGCCCAGGCGAAGGGCCGCAGGCCGGCAAACCGCTGGCGGGCAAGCGCACGGTCACGGTGCAGTTCGATGGTGGGGTGAATTCCAAGCTGCCGTGGTCGTTCCATCCGGAGCAACTGACCATGCAGGTGGTGCCGGGCGAACTCAACGAGGCGCTGTACTACGCGCACAACGACGGCGCGCATGCCATCGTCGGCAGTGCGGTGCCCTCGGTGGCGCCGGCGCGCGCTTCGGGCTACTTCACCAAGACCGAGTGCTTCTGCTTCACCGCGCAGACCCTGCAGGCCGGCGAGAAACGCGACATGCCGGTGCGCTTCATCGTCGACCCCAACCTGCCCAGCGACATCAGCACCATCACCCTGTCCTACACCTTCTACAAGAACGATGCGCTGAGCGCGGAACTGGGATCGCCGAAACTGGCCGGTTCCGCGCGCGCGGCTCCCTGA
- the ctaD gene encoding cytochrome c oxidase subunit I: protein MAHSAVDHHDEHGHQQSFVERWFFSTNHKDIGTLYLLFSFTMFIVGAAMSVMIRLELAQPGLQYIKPEQFNQMTTVHALVMIFGGVMPAFVGLANWMIPLQIGAPDMALPRMNNWSFWLLPVAFTLLLLTFFLPGGAPAGGWTMYPPLMLQGGYNVAFSVFAIHVAGISSIMGAINIIATVLNMRAPGIDLLKMPIFCWAWLITAFLLIAVMPVLAGAVTMLLTDKFFGTSFFNAAGGGDPVMYQHIFWFFGHPEVYIMILPAFGVISEIIPTFSRKPLFGYQAMVYAIAAIAFLSFIVWAHHMFTVGMPLGGEIYFMFATMLISIPTGVKVFNWVSTMWQGSMTFESPMLWSIAFVILFTIGGFSGLMLAIVPADFQYHDTYFVVAHFHYVLVTGAVFALIAAVYYWWPKWTGRMYNETWAKFHFWWTMLFVNLLFFPQHFLGLAGMPRRIPDYNVVFADWNLVSSIGAFGMFVTPFLMAGILLASLRSGARADARSWEGARGLEWTVPSPAPAHTFTLPPVIKPGDLAHDDISH from the coding sequence ATGGCCCATTCGGCAGTCGATCACCACGACGAGCACGGGCATCAGCAGAGCTTCGTCGAGCGTTGGTTCTTCTCGACCAACCACAAGGACATCGGCACGCTGTACCTGCTTTTCAGCTTCACCATGTTCATCGTCGGTGCGGCGATGAGCGTGATGATCCGCCTCGAGCTCGCGCAGCCGGGCCTGCAATACATCAAGCCCGAGCAGTTCAACCAGATGACCACCGTGCACGCGCTGGTGATGATCTTCGGCGGGGTGATGCCGGCCTTCGTCGGCCTGGCCAACTGGATGATCCCGCTGCAGATCGGCGCGCCGGACATGGCGCTGCCGCGCATGAACAACTGGTCGTTCTGGCTGCTGCCGGTGGCCTTCACCCTGCTGCTGTTGACCTTTTTCCTGCCCGGCGGCGCGCCTGCCGGCGGCTGGACCATGTATCCGCCGCTGATGCTGCAGGGCGGCTACAACGTCGCCTTCTCGGTGTTCGCCATCCACGTCGCCGGCATCAGCTCGATCATGGGCGCGATCAACATCATCGCCACCGTGCTCAACATGCGCGCGCCGGGCATCGACCTGCTGAAGATGCCGATCTTCTGCTGGGCCTGGCTGATCACCGCGTTCCTGCTGATCGCGGTGATGCCGGTGCTGGCCGGCGCGGTGACCATGCTGCTCACCGACAAGTTCTTCGGCACCTCGTTCTTCAACGCCGCCGGCGGCGGCGACCCGGTGATGTACCAGCACATCTTCTGGTTCTTCGGGCACCCCGAGGTCTACATCATGATCCTGCCGGCGTTCGGCGTGATCAGCGAAATCATCCCGACCTTCAGCCGCAAGCCGCTGTTCGGCTACCAGGCGATGGTCTACGCGATCGCGGCGATCGCGTTCCTGAGCTTCATCGTCTGGGCGCACCACATGTTCACTGTGGGCATGCCGCTGGGCGGCGAGATCTACTTCATGTTCGCCACCATGCTGATCTCCATCCCCACCGGGGTGAAGGTGTTCAACTGGGTCAGCACCATGTGGCAGGGCTCGATGACCTTCGAGTCGCCGATGCTGTGGTCCATCGCCTTCGTCATCCTGTTCACCATCGGCGGGTTCTCCGGGCTGATGCTGGCGATCGTGCCGGCCGACTTCCAGTACCACGACACCTACTTCGTGGTCGCGCACTTCCACTACGTGCTGGTCACCGGTGCGGTGTTCGCGCTGATCGCGGCGGTGTACTACTGGTGGCCGAAGTGGACCGGGCGCATGTACAACGAGACCTGGGCCAAGTTCCACTTCTGGTGGACGATGCTGTTCGTCAACCTGCTGTTCTTCCCGCAGCACTTCCTCGGCCTGGCCGGCATGCCGCGGCGCATCCCCGACTACAACGTGGTGTTTGCCGACTGGAACCTGGTCAGCTCGATCGGTGCGTTCGGCATGTTCGTCACCCCGTTCCTGATGGCCGGCATCCTGCTGGCGTCGCTGCGCAGCGGCGCGCGCGCCGATGCGCGCTCGTGGGAAGGCGCGCGTGGCCTGGAGTGGACGGTGCCGTCGCCGGCGCCGGCGCACACCTTCACCCTGCCGCCGGTGATCAAGCCCGGCGACCTGGCCCACGACGACATCAGCCACTGA
- the coxB gene encoding cytochrome c oxidase subunit II, protein MKQRGGWVQQAVRGGMALAAAMAAPLAWAQSADPKPWQLNMGRGVTQSARNAYDAHMVALWVCVVIGVLVFGAMAYAIFKFRKSKGAVPAQFSHNTKAEIVWTVIPVLILIVMAWPATAKLIAMYDTRDAEMTVKVTGYQWMWRYEYLGENVSFTSRLARSSDRLRQSHAVPTLEHDPHYLLDVDNRLVLPVNTKVRFVITADDVIHAWWVPALGWKQDAIPGIINEAWTSIDTPGVYRGQCAELCGKDHGFMPIVVEAVSKQDFQKWLASRKPAPAAAPAPATPAAAPAAAPATAEPAAAPADAQAPAPPPQARLSRPRSDSHLIVQAA, encoded by the coding sequence ATGAAGCAACGCGGCGGGTGGGTGCAACAGGCGGTCAGGGGCGGGATGGCGTTGGCGGCGGCGATGGCCGCACCGCTGGCGTGGGCGCAGTCGGCCGATCCCAAGCCGTGGCAGCTCAACATGGGCAGGGGCGTCACCCAGAGCGCGCGCAACGCGTACGACGCGCACATGGTCGCGTTGTGGGTCTGCGTGGTCATCGGCGTGCTGGTGTTCGGCGCGATGGCCTATGCGATCTTCAAGTTCCGCAAGTCCAAGGGCGCGGTGCCGGCGCAGTTCAGCCACAACACCAAGGCTGAGATCGTGTGGACGGTGATCCCGGTGCTGATCCTGATCGTGATGGCCTGGCCGGCCACCGCCAAGCTGATCGCGATGTACGACACCCGCGATGCCGAGATGACGGTGAAGGTCACCGGTTACCAGTGGATGTGGCGCTACGAATACCTGGGCGAGAACGTGTCGTTCACCAGCCGCCTGGCGCGCAGTTCCGATCGCCTGCGGCAGAGCCATGCGGTGCCCACGCTCGAGCACGACCCACACTACCTGCTGGACGTGGACAACCGGTTGGTGCTGCCGGTGAACACCAAGGTGCGCTTCGTCATCACCGCCGACGACGTCATCCACGCCTGGTGGGTGCCGGCGCTGGGCTGGAAGCAGGATGCCATCCCCGGGATCATCAACGAGGCCTGGACCAGCATCGACACCCCCGGGGTGTACCGCGGCCAGTGCGCCGAACTGTGCGGCAAGGACCACGGCTTCATGCCGATCGTGGTCGAGGCGGTGAGCAAGCAGGACTTCCAGAAGTGGCTGGCATCGCGCAAGCCGGCGCCCGCCGCCGCGCCTGCGCCGGCCACGCCGGCAGCGGCCCCGGCTGCTGCGCCGGCCACCGCCGAACCCGCTGCCGCGCCCGCCGACGCCCAGGCGCCGGCGCCGCCGCCGCAGGCGCGGCTGTCGCGTCCTCGTTCCGACTCGCACCTGATCGTGCAAGCCGCCTGA
- a CDS encoding DUF2244 domain-containing protein has product MIEMFPFSPEGSGTQLRLRPPRALNARQFVLLFLALAGAMWAVAGLGWLAGNVFAPAFALLHSIVVALALHWSWRGGEREEDIRVGPACVEVTRPNAGTPAFRAHPHWVRLRIEGDDRVVLASSGKQVRVGEFLGPDERRQLAQTLEGLLAAVTGRNR; this is encoded by the coding sequence ATGATCGAAATGTTTCCGTTTTCTCCGGAGGGGTCGGGTACGCAGCTGCGGCTGCGACCGCCGCGGGCGTTGAATGCCCGGCAATTCGTTCTGTTGTTCCTCGCACTGGCCGGGGCGATGTGGGCCGTGGCTGGGCTGGGGTGGCTCGCCGGCAATGTGTTCGCGCCTGCGTTCGCCCTGTTGCACAGCATCGTGGTGGCGCTCGCGCTGCATTGGTCGTGGCGCGGCGGCGAGCGCGAAGAGGATATCCGGGTGGGTCCGGCCTGCGTGGAAGTGACCCGTCCGAATGCAGGAACGCCGGCGTTCCGCGCCCATCCGCATTGGGTGCGGTTGCGGATCGAAGGCGACGACAGGGTGGTGCTGGCATCCAGCGGCAAGCAGGTCCGGGTCGGCGAATTCCTCGGCCCCGACGAACGCCGGCAACTGGCGCAGACCCTGGAAGGCTTGCTCGCGGCCGTGACCGGCCGCAACCGATGA
- the putA gene encoding bifunctional proline dehydrogenase/L-glutamate gamma-semialdehyde dehydrogenase PutA produces the protein MPSASPSPLLSPELPPAPQALRAAITAAWLKDEAEHVRELLEQARLPAADQAKVQALAADLVTRVRARAQDQGAIEAFMRQYDLGSEEGVLLMCVAEALLRIPDQDTADKLIRDKLGDADWKKHMGESDSILVNASTWGLMLTGKLVQINDLTRADVSGAFKRLIGRVGEPVIRLAVRQAMKIMGHQFVMGRTIGEALTRSKKGDNAHYRYSFDMLGEGALTMKDAQRYLDAYRQAIHAIGKHFAAQRPQGGKDAVFAAPSISIKLSALYPRYEHAKRARVMAELVPGVLELAQLAKSYGIGYTVDAEEADRLELSLDIIEATFSDPSLDGWEGYGLAVQAYQKRTPYTIDFLADLARRVGRRIPVRLVKGAYWDAEIKRAQVEGHPGYPVFTRKQNTDVSYLACAKRLFAHSDALYPMFATHNAQTIAAVRAIAGGRDYEHQKLHGMGDDLYAEVIPADRLGVPCRVYAPVGSHEDLLPYLVRRLLENGANSSFVNRITDEDVAIEDLIRDPVEAVSAFASIPHPKIPLPVDLLRSQNHNRKNSMGANLANDNDLRALADQLNTALKPWQAAPLVPGAVIAGDALPVANPADRRQIVGHWKPADTATVEKALSNAAAAYPAWNRTPAASRATILEHAADLLEARMPEFMALCVKEAGKTLPDGVAEVREAVDFLRYYAGQARAQFGAPERLPGPTGESNELQLHGRGVFVCISPWNFPLAIFLGQVAAALAAGNSVIAKPAEQTNLVGHAAVKLLHEAGVPEAVVQFLPGDGATVGAALTRDPRVAGVAFTGSTETARAINRALAARDAAIGVLIAETGGQNAFIADSSSLPEAVVKDAISSAFISAGQRCSAARVLFVQDDIADKVMTMLAGAMAELKVGDPGLLSTDVGPVIDADALQILTDHAARMDREARAIAVAATDAATAHGSFFAPRAYELQSLAQLQREIFGPVLHVIRWKADQLDAVIDQINATGYGLTLGVHSRIDETIERIASRVAVGNVYVNRNQIGAVVGVQPFGGQGLSGTGPKAGGPHYLLRFATEKVVTVNTTAAGGNASLLTLGD, from the coding sequence ATGCCGTCCGCGTCTCCTTCGCCCTTGCTGTCCCCCGAACTCCCGCCCGCACCGCAGGCTCTGCGCGCGGCGATCACCGCCGCCTGGCTCAAGGACGAAGCCGAACACGTGCGCGAACTGCTCGAGCAGGCGCGCTTGCCCGCGGCCGACCAGGCCAAGGTGCAGGCGCTGGCCGCCGACCTGGTCACCCGGGTGCGCGCCCGCGCCCAGGACCAGGGCGCGATCGAAGCCTTCATGCGCCAGTACGACCTCGGCAGCGAGGAAGGCGTGCTGCTGATGTGCGTGGCCGAAGCGCTGCTGCGCATCCCCGACCAGGACACCGCCGACAAGCTGATCCGCGACAAGCTCGGCGATGCGGACTGGAAGAAGCACATGGGCGAGAGCGACTCGATCCTCGTCAATGCCTCGACCTGGGGCCTGATGCTCACCGGCAAGCTGGTGCAGATCAACGACCTGACCCGCGCCGACGTGTCCGGCGCGTTCAAGCGCCTGATCGGCCGCGTCGGCGAGCCGGTGATTCGTTTGGCCGTGCGCCAGGCGATGAAGATCATGGGCCACCAGTTCGTGATGGGCCGGACCATCGGCGAGGCGCTGACCCGCTCGAAGAAGGGCGACAACGCCCACTACCGCTACTCGTTCGACATGCTCGGCGAAGGCGCGCTGACCATGAAGGACGCGCAGCGCTATCTCGACGCCTATCGCCAGGCGATCCACGCCATCGGCAAGCATTTCGCCGCGCAGCGCCCGCAAGGCGGCAAGGACGCGGTGTTCGCTGCGCCCAGCATCTCGATCAAGCTCTCCGCGCTGTACCCGCGCTACGAGCACGCCAAGCGCGCGCGGGTGATGGCCGAGCTGGTGCCGGGCGTGCTGGAGCTGGCGCAACTGGCCAAGTCCTACGGCATCGGCTACACGGTCGACGCCGAAGAGGCCGACCGCCTGGAACTGTCGCTGGACATCATCGAGGCCACCTTCTCCGATCCCTCGCTGGACGGCTGGGAGGGCTACGGCCTGGCGGTGCAGGCGTACCAGAAGCGCACCCCGTACACGATCGATTTCCTCGCCGACCTGGCCCGCCGCGTCGGCCGCCGCATCCCGGTGCGCCTGGTCAAGGGCGCCTACTGGGACGCGGAGATCAAGCGCGCGCAGGTCGAGGGCCACCCGGGCTACCCGGTGTTCACCCGCAAGCAGAACACCGACGTGTCCTACCTGGCCTGCGCCAAGCGCCTGTTCGCACACAGCGACGCGCTGTATCCGATGTTCGCCACCCACAACGCGCAGACCATCGCCGCGGTGCGCGCCATCGCCGGCGGCCGCGACTACGAACACCAGAAGCTGCACGGCATGGGCGACGACCTCTACGCCGAGGTGATCCCCGCCGACCGCCTCGGCGTGCCCTGCCGCGTGTACGCGCCGGTGGGCTCGCACGAGGACCTGCTGCCGTACCTGGTGCGGCGCCTGCTGGAGAACGGCGCCAACTCCAGCTTCGTCAACCGCATCACCGACGAAGACGTGGCCATCGAAGACCTGATCCGCGACCCGGTCGAAGCCGTGTCCGCGTTCGCCTCCATCCCGCATCCGAAGATTCCGCTGCCGGTCGATCTGCTGCGCAGCCAGAACCACAACAGGAAGAACTCCATGGGCGCCAACCTCGCCAACGACAACGATCTGCGCGCGCTGGCCGACCAGCTCAACACCGCGCTCAAGCCCTGGCAGGCCGCGCCGCTGGTACCCGGCGCGGTGATCGCCGGCGACGCGCTGCCGGTCGCCAATCCGGCCGACCGCCGCCAGATCGTCGGCCACTGGAAGCCGGCCGATACCGCCACCGTGGAGAAGGCGCTGAGCAACGCCGCAGCCGCCTACCCGGCCTGGAACCGCACCCCGGCCGCCAGCCGCGCCACCATCCTCGAACACGCCGCCGACCTGCTGGAAGCGCGCATGCCCGAGTTCATGGCGCTGTGCGTCAAGGAAGCCGGCAAGACCCTGCCCGACGGCGTCGCCGAAGTGCGCGAAGCGGTGGACTTCCTGCGCTACTACGCCGGCCAGGCGCGGGCGCAGTTCGGCGCCCCCGAGCGCCTGCCCGGGCCGACCGGCGAATCCAACGAATTGCAGCTGCACGGCCGTGGCGTGTTCGTCTGCATCAGCCCGTGGAATTTCCCGCTGGCCATCTTCCTCGGCCAGGTCGCCGCGGCGCTGGCCGCCGGCAACAGCGTCATCGCCAAACCGGCCGAGCAGACCAACCTGGTCGGCCATGCCGCGGTGAAGCTGCTGCACGAAGCCGGCGTGCCGGAGGCGGTGGTGCAGTTCCTGCCCGGCGACGGCGCCACCGTCGGCGCCGCGCTGACCCGCGATCCGCGCGTGGCCGGCGTCGCCTTCACCGGTTCCACCGAGACCGCGCGTGCGATCAACCGCGCGCTGGCCGCGCGCGATGCCGCCATCGGCGTGCTGATCGCCGAGACCGGCGGCCAGAACGCCTTCATCGCCGATTCCTCGTCGCTGCCGGAAGCGGTGGTCAAGGACGCGATCTCCAGCGCCTTCATCTCCGCCGGCCAGCGCTGCTCGGCCGCGCGCGTGCTGTTCGTGCAGGACGACATCGCCGACAAGGTGATGACCATGCTCGCTGGCGCCATGGCCGAACTGAAGGTCGGCGACCCCGGCTTGCTGTCCACCGACGTCGGCCCGGTGATCGATGCCGACGCGCTGCAGATCCTCACCGACCACGCCGCACGCATGGACCGCGAAGCGCGCGCGATCGCCGTGGCCGCCACCGACGCCGCCACCGCGCACGGCAGCTTCTTCGCCCCGCGCGCCTACGAGCTGCAGTCGCTGGCGCAGCTGCAGCGCGAGATCTTCGGCCCGGTGCTGCACGTGATCCGCTGGAAGGCCGACCAGCTCGATGCGGTGATCGATCAGATCAACGCCACCGGCTACGGCCTGACCCTGGGCGTGCATTCGCGCATCGACGAGACCATCGAGCGCATCGCCTCGCGCGTGGCGGTGGGCAACGTCTACGTCAACCGCAACCAGATCGGCGCGGTGGTCGGCGTGCAGCCGTTCGGCGGCCAGGGCCTGTCCGGCACCGGCCCCAAGGCCGGCGGCCCGCACTACCTGCTGCGTTTCGCCACCGAGAAGGTGGTGACGGTCAACACCACCGCCGCCGGCGGCAACGCCTCGCTGCTGACCCTGGGCGACTGA
- a CDS encoding outer membrane protein transport protein, whose protein sequence is MQNATQFVRFTALAVGIVGALAMGQAHGAAFQLKENSAKGLGRAFAGSGSAPGDASIIAVNPAGMRQLDGKVFQADVSAIQFSAKYQGNGGTYANGQAISGGRGGDAGMIAPVPAVYFHMPFGENNNMHFGTSLTVPFGFKTEYDRDWVGRYNGVKTELQAIDLNFAFSYDVNPYVSFGASVFAERLDIDLTNAIDFGTILASRRVPGFAPGSADGFSRIKGDNTEVGFTLGGLFSIDENTHIGFSYRSQVEHKITDGDADFTVPGNAATVLAVAAPGTFVDTKGRATVKLPASATASFTHNINEQWTVMADVTRTAWSKFDKVTVDFASNQPDSVLDFSYRDTTFVSLGADYRMSDTLTLRGGVAYDQTPTTDQHRDVRVPDASRKWVSLGLTWKPSEQAEYSFGYTHLFTNDPSIATTSATGNTLVGDYDVSGNVLAASVNYKF, encoded by the coding sequence ATGCAAAACGCAACCCAGTTCGTCCGTTTCACCGCTCTGGCCGTCGGCATCGTCGGCGCGCTGGCCATGGGCCAGGCGCACGGCGCCGCGTTCCAGCTCAAGGAGAACAGCGCCAAGGGCCTGGGCCGCGCGTTCGCCGGCTCCGGTAGCGCCCCGGGCGATGCCTCGATCATCGCCGTGAACCCGGCCGGCATGCGCCAGCTCGACGGCAAGGTATTCCAGGCCGACGTCAGCGCCATCCAGTTCTCGGCCAAGTACCAGGGTAACGGCGGCACCTACGCCAACGGCCAGGCGATCTCCGGTGGCCGCGGTGGCGACGCCGGCATGATCGCGCCGGTTCCGGCGGTGTACTTCCACATGCCGTTCGGCGAAAACAACAACATGCACTTCGGCACCTCGCTGACCGTGCCGTTCGGCTTCAAGACCGAATACGACCGCGACTGGGTGGGCCGCTACAACGGCGTCAAGACCGAGCTGCAGGCGATCGACCTGAACTTCGCCTTCTCCTACGACGTCAATCCGTACGTGTCGTTCGGCGCGTCGGTGTTCGCCGAGCGCCTGGACATCGACCTGACCAACGCCATCGACTTCGGCACCATCCTGGCTTCGCGCCGCGTGCCGGGCTTCGCGCCGGGCAGCGCCGATGGTTTCTCGCGCATCAAGGGCGACAACACCGAGGTCGGCTTCACCCTCGGCGGCCTGTTCAGCATCGACGAGAACACCCACATCGGCTTCAGCTACCGGTCGCAGGTCGAGCACAAGATCACCGACGGCGATGCCGACTTCACCGTGCCGGGCAATGCCGCCACCGTGCTGGCCGTCGCCGCGCCCGGTACCTTCGTCGACACCAAGGGCCGCGCCACGGTCAAGCTGCCGGCCAGCGCCACCGCCAGCTTCACCCACAACATCAACGAGCAGTGGACGGTGATGGCCGACGTCACCCGCACCGCCTGGAGCAAGTTCGACAAGGTCACCGTCGACTTCGCCTCCAATCAGCCCGACAGCGTGCTGGACTTCTCGTACCGCGACACCACCTTCGTGTCGCTGGGCGCCGACTACCGCATGAGCGATACGCTGACCCTGCGTGGCGGTGTGGCCTACGACCAGACCCCGACCACCGACCAGCACCGCGACGTGCGCGTGCCGGACGCGAGCCGCAAGTGGGTCTCGCTGGGTCTGACCTGGAAGCCGTCCGAGCAGGCCGAGTACAGCTTCGGCTACACCCACCTGTTCACCAACGATCCGAGCATCGCCACCACCAGCGCCACCGGCAACACCCTGGTCGGCGACTACGACGTGAGCGGCAACGTGCTGGCGGCTTCGGTCAACTACAAGTTCTGA
- a CDS encoding rhomboid family intramembrane serine protease, whose translation MFVSIPSRERTTLRWATPLLFAAMWLAFLWSISRPDEARATLWLDWGALSAGVGSPRDWLATVQDGSVLRLFTALFLHADWSHLLGNLVFLLIFGLPAERVLGPWRFLLLFLGGGAISNLAAVFAIGTPDRVIIGASGAVSALIGTYLALFPRAKLGVVLPLGLFLEFVRAPASLLIGTWAALQVVFAYIGPAFGMVAWSAHLAGFAFGMVYGLYVRAAIARRLRKRKGF comes from the coding sequence ATGTTCGTTTCCATCCCTTCCCGCGAACGCACCACGCTGCGCTGGGCCACCCCGCTGCTGTTCGCGGCGATGTGGCTGGCCTTCCTGTGGTCGATCAGCCGTCCCGACGAGGCGCGCGCGACCCTGTGGCTGGACTGGGGCGCGCTGTCGGCCGGGGTCGGCAGCCCGCGCGACTGGCTGGCGACGGTGCAGGACGGCAGCGTGCTGCGCCTGTTCACCGCGCTGTTCCTGCACGCCGACTGGTCGCACCTGCTCGGCAACCTGGTGTTCCTGCTGATCTTCGGCCTGCCCGCCGAGCGCGTGCTGGGACCGTGGCGGTTCCTGCTGCTGTTCCTGGGCGGCGGGGCGATTTCCAATCTGGCCGCGGTGTTCGCGATCGGCACCCCGGACCGGGTCATCATCGGCGCCAGCGGCGCGGTGTCGGCGCTGATCGGCACCTACCTGGCGCTGTTCCCGCGGGCCAAGCTCGGCGTGGTGCTGCCGCTGGGGCTGTTCCTGGAATTCGTGCGCGCCCCGGCCTCGCTGCTGATCGGCACCTGGGCGGCGCTGCAGGTGGTGTTCGCCTACATCGGCCCGGCGTTCGGCATGGTGGCGTGGTCGGCGCACCTGGCCGGCTTCGCCTTCGGCATGGTCTACGGGCTGTACGTGCGCGCGGCGATCGCGCGGCGGCTGCGCAAGCGCAAGGGTTTCTGA
- a CDS encoding DUF1820 family protein, whose protein sequence is MFKHLYKVTFLNHGKVYELYCQHVGSSHLWGFTEIGTLVFDVHDGLVIDPTEERLREEFGATKTLHLPMQSIVRIEEVEKKGPSAIRDAATGEKVVTLFPMAGKPR, encoded by the coding sequence ATGTTCAAGCACCTGTACAAAGTGACCTTCCTCAACCACGGCAAGGTCTACGAGCTGTACTGCCAGCACGTGGGCAGCAGCCATCTGTGGGGCTTCACCGAGATCGGCACGCTGGTGTTCGACGTGCACGATGGGCTGGTGATCGATCCCACCGAGGAACGCCTGCGCGAGGAGTTCGGCGCCACCAAGACGCTGCACCTGCCGATGCAGAGCATCGTGCGCATCGAAGAGGTGGAGAAGAAGGGGCCGTCGGCGATCCGCGACGCGGCCACCGGCGAGAAGGTGGTCACGCTGTTCCCGATGGCCGGCAAGCCGCGCTGA